Genomic window (Longimicrobiales bacterium):
CACGACGCTCTCGTGCTCCGGCTCTGCCACAGCGTCGTCGCTCCCTGCACACGCGCTCACCGCAACGACGCTGGTAAGGATCGCGAGCATCGGTAGCCGGCGGCGGGCGCCACACCCATGTGCGTACATCATGTGTCCTCCTCGTCGTCCATCGAGCCGTCGAAGCCGCCGATGGCGCGCTCCAGGTCGAAGTAGCTCGTCCAGAATTCGGCGCGCAGTCGTGTCTCGAGTGCCTGCGCCTCACGAAGTGCGTCGGCCGCATCGAGCAGCTCGATGAGGTCCATCTCGTTCGCGTCGTACGCCACCTGCGCAATCGTGAGCAGGTCCGCGGCGTCACCCTGGGGATCACCCAGCATCGCGATCTGATCGACGTACGATCGGTAGGCGAGCAGCGCTCGCGCGACATCGTTACGAACCCGTCGCTGCGCGTCGGCAAGCCGCGCCGTTGCCGCCGCAACGCGCGCCTCCGCGGCATCGATGTCACCACCGCTGCGGTTCCAGATGGGAAGCGGCACCGAGAGGCCGAGAAACGCACCGGATAGCCCGTCCGACTGACGCTTGTATCCGGCGGTAGTCGTCACATCCGGAATGCGACCCGAACGAGCGACGCGGGCATCTGCACGGGCCGCTTCGAGCTCAGCGGCGGCGGCCGCAATTTCACTTCGTCTTGCCAGAGCCTGCGCCATGACGCGCGCCGAGTCCAGTGCGGGGGGCGCATTCGCCAGGGTGTCGGCCGGCGCGAGCTCCAGCTCATCGGATTCGGGCAGTACGAGCAGCGCCAGGATACGGCGCGCATTCCCGGCCTCCAGCGTCGCCGTAGCAAGCGCGCTCTCGTAGCGGATGCGCTCCACCCCGATGCGACGTCGGTCGTAAACGGAGATGTCTCCCTCGCGCAGACGTTCCTCCGCGCGACGCTCGGCCTCGCGGAACACGCCGGTTGTGCGCTCGAGCACATGCGCGTTGCCCTCCGCGAGTGCGGCCGCCAGCCAG
Coding sequences:
- a CDS encoding TolC family protein, translated to MIDINRCTRIFAVASALMAAPLSSAWGQAVPRRVTLEEALALFARNNVDLRVARAEAGEAAALARQAAAYPNPELAASHEPLTGDGRTYSETYLNLSQRVQWPGTRSARQSAAQRIAAAAAARLTADSARLAFEVKQAWLAAALAEGNAHVLERTTGVFREAERRAEERLREGDISVYDRRRIGVERIRYESALATATLEAGNARRILALLVLPESDELELAPADTLANAPPALDSARVMAQALARRSEIAAAAAELEAARADARVARSGRIPDVTTTAGYKRQSDGLSGAFLGLSVPLPIWNRSGGDIDAAEARVAAATARLADAQRRVRNDVARALLAYRSYVDQIAMLGDPQGDAADLLTIAQVAYDANEMDLIELLDAADALREAQALETRLRAEFWTSYFDLERAIGGFDGSMDDEEDT